The sequence below is a genomic window from Halosolutus gelatinilyticus.
GCGGGTAAGCCGTTCGGAATCGGGCGGGGTTACTCGGTCGGTTCGTACTCGACGTCGACCTCGGACGGGCCGCTGAGGACGACTTTGTAGAGGACGGCGATGGCGATCAGGGCGAGCAGGATCTTGACTGTCCGGGACATGTACCGACGGTACGACCGCGAACTACTTAGATATTCTGAATAACGTCATAATCGGAATACGACGGCTCCGCGTCGTCACCTCGATGCCGGTCGATCGGTGTCCGCGCGTCGGATTCGTCTGTCGATCGACGGTCCGTCCGTTTCGATCGAAGTCGACGATCGGCGATCGGCGATTTGGGTCGCGCGGCGATCAGGATTCGATCAGCGAGGGGATGTCGTCGCGAACGATCCGTCCGCAGTACCCACAGCGGACGCCGTCGTCGAGGACGTCGAACCGGGAGGTGACCGGTTCGTCGCCCGTCGTGATACAGCCGCTGTTCGGACAGGAGAGGACGCCCGTGACGACGTCCGGCCGTTCGACGCGGTGTTTCTCGATCACGTCGTAGTCGCGGACGATGTTGATCGACGCGTCCGGCGCGATCAGCGAGAGCACGTCGACTTCGTCCTGGCTCAGCTCTCGCCCCTCGACCTTGACGATGTCCTTGCGCGCGAGCCGATCGGAGGGGACGTTCATCCCGATCGAGACCTCCTCGCCCTCGCTGCCGTCGATGCCGAGAATCGCGAGGACGTTCAGCGCCTGCCCGGCGCGAACGTGGTCGATAACGGTCCCGTCCTGGATCTTGCTGACCCGGAGTTTGTGATCGTCGACGGTGTCGGAGTTGTCGTCTCGGTCAGTCATCGGTCTCACCTCGGGCGTTTCGCAGGAGGAGATCGAGCAGCGCCATCCGAACCGGAACGCCGTTGTGCGCCTGTTCGAAGTAGGCCGCGTGGTCGGTCTCGTCGACGTCGGGCGCGATTTCGTCCACGCGAGGGAGCGGATGCATCACGGTGAGGTCGTCCGAAGCGGCGTCGAGCGTCGCCGCGTCGATCTGGTACTCGCCGGCGACCTTCTGGTACTCGTTCTCGTCCGGGAACCGTTCGCGCTGGATCCGGGTGACGTAGAGGACGTCGAGCGACGGGAGGATCTCGTCGAGCGACTCGTGCTCGCGGATCCGCGCCCCCTCCCGCTGGTGAAGGTCGTAGACGACCTCGCGGGGCAGTTGCAGGCTCTCCGGACTGATGAAGTGCTGGCGCGCGTCGAAGTTCGTCAGCGCGTAGGCGAGCGAGTGGACGGTTCGGCCGTACTTCAGATCGCCCATGATGCCGATCGTCAGGTCGTCGAGTCCGGCGTTCTCTCGGATCGTGTAGAGATCCAGCAGCGTCTGGGTCGGGTGGTGGCCCGCGCCGTCGCCGGCGTTCAGCAGCGGGACGTCGACGAACTCGCAGGCCATCGTCGCCGCGCCCTGCTTCGGGTGGCGGAGGACGAGCGCGTCGGCGTACCCCTCGATGACCCGGACCGTATCCGCGAGCGTCTCGCCCTTCTTAACGCTCGACGATTCGACCGAGCCCATGTCGACGACGTCGCCCCCGAGGCGTTTCATCGCGGTCTCGAAGCTCATCTTCGTCCGCGTGCTGGGCTCGAAAAAGAGCAGTCCGAGCAGTGCGTCCGCGTGGCGATCGCCGACGATCGAGGGATCGGCGTCGATCTCGGCCGCGCGGTCGAGCACCGTCTCGATGTCCGCCCGCGACAGTTGTTTACTCGTGATGAGGTGATCGTGGCGCATCCGTTCGTGTAGGCAGTTGCGTTCCCCTTGAATCTCTCCATTCGACGCCGGGCCGACCGAGCATTTATCCCGGATGCCGCGGCCATCTGTCGTGGACTCGTGAATCGAAACGTGACGGACGGCGCGCACGCGTCGTCGAAAATTGATGATTCGTTGAATGTACTTCAAGGCAAAGAGTTATACAGACACTACAGCAATTGGTCATAATCGTATGGTTGGTCGGCTGGAGACGGGAATCGACGTACTGGATCGGAAGCTCGACGGCGGGCTGCCACCGGGTTCGATCGTCGCCTACGCCGCCGACGCGGCCAGCCAGTCCGAGCTCCTCCTGTACGAGCTAACGGCCGCACGCGGAACGCTGTACCTCTCGACCGAGCGGTCCGACGAGGCCGTTCGCCACGCGATCGAAACCTCGCCGTCGGCAGTCGGGAGCCCGACGATCAGACGCGTCACCAGCGACACCCCGCTCGAGGAATCGACGCGACTTATCAACGCGCTTCCCGACGGCGCGAACCTGATCATCGACACGATGGACGTCCTCGAGCGAACCGAGGCCGGCGACTACATGGCGTTTCTCAACGATCTGAAGCGGCAGATGCTCGAGACGAACAGCATCGCCGTCCTCCACTGCCTGAAGGGAGAGCCCATACCGCCGAACAGAACGCGAACGGAACACGCCGCCGACGCCGTCTTCGATCTGCGCACGGAGCTCTCCGGAACGGAGATCGAGAACCACCTGTCGGTACCGAAGTTCCGCGGCGGCGATCAGCCGACCGAGACGATCAAACTGGAACTCGTCGAGGAAGTCGCGATCGACACCAGTCGGGACATCGCCTGAGTCGGCGCTCGAAACGCGCTCGTCGCGTCGGCCGTCCGCGAGCCGTCCGCGCTAGACTTCCTGGTCTCCGAGATCTCAGATTCGAGTTCGCCCGGCGACTGCAACTCCCGAGAGAGCAGCAGCTGGTTGATCGACACGACGACGGTGATTAGTGTGAAGTTGCCCGCGATCATCCCGCTGAACGCGTAAAACAACGATTGCATGTCGGTCAGTGGAGCGAGGCCGGAAACCGAGAGCGCCAGGTACGTCAGCCCGAACGCGATCGCGACGAACGCGGCGATCGCGGACCGATCCCCGTCGAGCAGGAGCCACTGTTTGATCCGGTCGGTTGCGGACTCCGACGGCGGTTTCGCCGCCTCTTCGCTCGTCGTATCGAGCACCGCAGCCGATCCCGGTCTTCGACGCGGGGGCCGAAAAATCCGATCCGCGAACGTTCGTGGACCGCTACCGATCGACGGTCGCCGAGCGTTACTCCTCGGCGCCTTCGAGTTCGTCGACGATCTCGTCGGCGTCGACGTCAGCGTCCTCGAGCGCCGCTTCGATGTCGCCGCCGCCCATGCCGCCCATCATACCGCCGAGTCCGCCCATGCCCATGCCTTCGATGACTTCCTGGACGACGATGCGATCGACGTCGATCTGG
It includes:
- the pyrB gene encoding aspartate carbamoyltransferase; translated protein: MRHDHLITSKQLSRADIETVLDRAAEIDADPSIVGDRHADALLGLLFFEPSTRTKMSFETAMKRLGGDVVDMGSVESSSVKKGETLADTVRVIEGYADALVLRHPKQGAATMACEFVDVPLLNAGDGAGHHPTQTLLDLYTIRENAGLDDLTIGIMGDLKYGRTVHSLAYALTNFDARQHFISPESLQLPREVVYDLHQREGARIREHESLDEILPSLDVLYVTRIQRERFPDENEYQKVAGEYQIDAATLDAASDDLTVMHPLPRVDEIAPDVDETDHAAYFEQAHNGVPVRMALLDLLLRNARGETDD
- the pyrI gene encoding aspartate carbamoyltransferase regulatory subunit, whose product is MTDRDDNSDTVDDHKLRVSKIQDGTVIDHVRAGQALNVLAILGIDGSEGEEVSIGMNVPSDRLARKDIVKVEGRELSQDEVDVLSLIAPDASINIVRDYDVIEKHRVERPDVVTGVLSCPNSGCITTGDEPVTSRFDVLDDGVRCGYCGRIVRDDIPSLIES
- a CDS encoding RAD55 family ATPase — protein: MVGRLETGIDVLDRKLDGGLPPGSIVAYAADAASQSELLLYELTAARGTLYLSTERSDEAVRHAIETSPSAVGSPTIRRVTSDTPLEESTRLINALPDGANLIIDTMDVLERTEAGDYMAFLNDLKRQMLETNSIAVLHCLKGEPIPPNRTRTEHAADAVFDLRTELSGTEIENHLSVPKFRGGDQPTETIKLELVEEVAIDTSRDIA